The Candidatus Zixiibacteriota bacterium sequence GAGGAGTACGGCCGGAGTTCGAAGAGCCCGACTGAAGTCGGCGCTGCAGGATGCCAGAAATGAATTGGGCTAACGTCCTGAATTTGTTTGACGAGGAGATCGGAAGGGGAGGGTGGGAGTGAAGTCAGAATGTTCTTGAAGCGCGGACCCAATTAATCTATCTTGACTAAACTTGTCAGAATTGGAAAGCGGTTCTGCAGGCGAACCTTTTACGAATGGAGGCGTTACATGTTTGTGATGATGAATAGGATGTCAGTTCCGGAAGAACACCGGGAGCGTTTTGAAGAGATGTTTCGCACCCGGGCGCGGGCGGTCGATCGCCGCCCGGGGTTTATCCGCGCTGAGATCCTCAAGCCGCGGCAGGGGAATGAATACATTGTCATGACTCACTGGGAATCGGAACAGGCATTCGAAAGTTGGACCAAGAGCCAGGAATATTTGGAAGGCCACAAGCGCGTGGGCGAGTTCAAGGGCGGTGACGGGCGGGTGGCGCTGACCTCGAGCATCGAAAAGTATGAAGTATTTGCCACCTGAGTCGCAGCAGTCGGAAGCAGCCGAGATCGAAATCGACGTTGACACC is a genomic window containing:
- a CDS encoding antibiotic biosynthesis monooxygenase — its product is MFVMMNRMSVPEEHRERFEEMFRTRARAVDRRPGFIRAEILKPRQGNEYIVMTHWESEQAFESWTKSQEYLEGHKRVGEFKGGDGRVALTSSIEKYEVFAT